GCTCTCCCATTCACCGCGTCGTACTTCCGAGCATGCTTAAGCAAAACTCACGTTAACACAACTTTCCGTAACCCCTTCTGCTCTTCGAGCACCTTCCCCAAGGAAGGATTTTGATGATATGAATTTTCTAGAATGAATCTTGTTTTTTCCGGTCAGAAAATTAGTTTAAATTTGGGTGATTCGACCGTATTGGACGATCTGAATTTTGAGATTTCAGCGGGTGAAAAAGTCGGCTTAATTGGGTCTAGTGGTGCGGGAAAAAGTACATTATTGAGTTTGCTCAATGGTCAATGGCAACCGACAACGGGCGAACTAAAAATTTGGGATAAATCTTTCGCGAAACTCAAGGGAAAACGGCGGCGTAAAATTCAACGACAAATCGGCACTATTTATCAGCAACTGCATTTAGTCGATAGTTTAGCGGTGGTTCATAACGTCAATGCGGGAAACTTAGGACGATGGTCATTTCCCAAAGCTGCTTTTTCACTAATTTTTCCCCTCGAACAAAAACTTGTGCAAAAAGCATTAGAGCAAGTCGGCATTCCAGAAAAGATGTTTGCGAAAACTAGTGAGCTGTCCGGCGGTCAAAAACAACGGGTAGCCTTAGCAAGAGTCTTAATTCAAGATCCTGAAATTATTTTGGCGGATGAACCGATTTCTAGTCTTGATCCGCAACTGAGCCGCGACATGATGGATCTGCTGGTAGAGTTGTGCGATCGCCGGGGAAAGACATTGGTTATTAGTTTGCATTCACTAGAGTTTGCGAAAAGTCACTGCGATCGCCTCATCGGTTAAAAAAAAGGCCAAATACTCTTTGACCAGCCTGCTGCCACTGTCACCAATGCTCAACTAAATGACCTCTATAGTGATAGACCGATATACTAGATGTCTGGATTTCATGAAGAGCAATAATGGCGATCGCATCAAAGGCACGACCGAAAGAGAATAACGACTGGCAACTAGCGGGAAAACTCATTCCCTACGCGAAACGCAATATTGTCACCCTCATCATTTCCGTCACATTACTGGTTCCCTTGGCGATCGCCGGAGCGGTGCAACCCCTCATCGTCGGGCAGGCCATTTCGTTACTGCGGGAAGAAAACGTTTGGTCTTTTTTACAGGATTTGTCCATTGAAGCAGCCCTAAATCGACTGATTGCCATTCTCTTTGCCACCATCCTCATTCGGTTAGCCTTTGCCTCGGTACAAGGATTTTTAGTGCAGAAAGTCGGCCAAGAAATCACCGCCGGAGTGCGCCAAGATCTTTTTGATCACGTCACGTCCCTTTCCTCACGGTTCTTTGACCGGATGCCTGTCGGTAAGCTAGTCACCCGTCTAACCAATGATGTGGAAGCCCTCGGCGATGTGTTTGCCAGTGGGGCGATCGGCATTCTCAGCGACATTATTTATTTATTGGTGATTATCGGCACAATTTTTGCGTTGCAGTGGCAGCTTGCCAGCCTGTTGATCTTAATGTTGGTTCCCGTCGCATTTTTGATTGTGTACTTTCAGGCGCAATATCGTAAAGCCAACTACCAAGCCCGCGAAGAGCTGTCTCAAATGAATGCCATGCTCCAAGAAAATGTTGCTGGGATTAATGTGGTGCAACTTTTCCGCCGTGAAAAATTAAATGCTGAGATGTTCCGCTCGGTGAATGACCGTTATCGTGATGCCGTCAATACCACCATTTTCCATGACTCGGCTGTCTCAGCCACTCTGGAATGGATCGCACTCGTGGCGATCGCCGGCGTGTTATGGCTAGGCGGCTGGTTTATTTACCAAGACACCCTGAGCTTTGGTGTTCTCGCAGCATTTATTCTCTATTCCCAAAGGCTTTTTAATCCATTACGTCAGTTTGCCGACAAATTCACCATGTTTCAGTCGGGCTTTACGGCGATCGAGCGCATTAACGAATTAATGTCCCAGCCCATTGAAATTAAAGACCGCGATCAAGATTCCCTAAACGCGGCAAACCTCGGAGAAAAGGCCTCTGGCGAAATTATTTTTGATAACGTTTCCTTTGGCTACAAACCCGGCGAGTACGTCCTCAAAAACCTCAACTTTAAAATAAAATCTGGTGAAAAAATTGCCCTCGTTGGCCCCACTGGCGCAGGCAAAAGCTCCATTATCCGCCTACTCTGCCGTCTCTACGAACCTACCGAAGGGCGAATCTTAGTTGATGGCGTTGATATTCGCGACATTCCCCAGCAGGAATTGCGGCGTCATGTGGGCGTTATTTTGCAGGAAAGCTTTTTATTTACAGGCGATGTTCAACGTAACATTACCCTAGGCGAAGATTACCCCTTTGAAGAAGTCCAGCGAGCCGCCCAGGTTACCAATGTCGATGCCCTAATTGAAGAATTACCGAGGGGCTACAACACAGCACTGCGGGAGCGCGGCACAAACCTTTCCGGTGGACAAAAACAACTTTTAGCCTTTGCGCGGGTTGCCATCCGTGATCCAAAAATTTTGGTATTAGACGAAGCGACCGCTAGCCTTGATGTCGGTACAGAAGCTTTAATTCAATCCGCTCTAGAACAACTCCTCGAAGACCGTACCGCAATTATTATTGCCCACCGCCTCTCCACGATCCGAGATGTCGATAAAATTATTGTGCTCAAACAGGGCGAAATCATCGAAACAGGTAATCACGATGAACTGCTAGAACTAAATGGTTTGTACGCAGGCTTACATCGCCTCCATATGCTGGGTGAATAAAGTCATTCTTCAGGATCTTTTATAAGCAACGATTGCAGGTTTAGTCGTTGTCGCAAGAGTCTTCTTATCTCTTATTCGAATTTTTTTCGTTTAGTTAGTGGATTGTAAAGTCTCAATGCCCCATAAAAATACTGACTCAAGCAATGTTTGTTGATTCACTTCCTCTGGATTTTTTAACGTCCAGCACAAAATTTCGAGACAACGATTAAACACTTGGGGTTTCGTCGCCGCTGCCGGATTATTGAGGGAAATGGCCTGGGCAAAGGTCTGAAGATTATCCACTGGTATATTTTTGTGCGTCACGTTATTGCGCAATATCCGAATATTATGAAGGGCGTTGATTCTTTCCTGTGAAGTATTGTTGGATGGCAGAACCTTTGTGAGAGCATCCACAAGCTCTGTGCTTTTGGGATTATATGTCCCCCTAGACCAATCCCAATCGCTGCGGACTTTGATTAAGCCTTTATCAATCCATTTTTCCTCATCTGCCCGTTTAAATAAAAGCTGTTCGATCAACTGGGCAAATAAGAAAAAAGCCGCAGTAAAGTAACCAAGGTTTAGTTCAATATTCAAGAGAAAGGTGCTTTCCCATAATTTTTGGTAATCATCATTGCTAATGGCTTGGCGCTTTTTTTCCCACATATCCCGTTTAATAGTCCCTGTCATTCTTACCGTTGTTTCATCAGCAAGCCATTGCCCTAGATATTTTTTTGTGAAAATTCGCGCTACCTCACGGTTGCGAGCGAGATTTAGATGCCCGGCCAACTCATACAAGGTCAGGAGTTTACTTTGGTGAGCCGTCAGCAAAGTCTGAGCCTCTGCAAAATTTCCCTGTTTCCATGACCGCTGAATACGATCTTTTTCTAAATGCCAAAAGTACTCACTGACTGTGATAACGTCTATTCTCTCTGAGAACTTAGCGCGGCGATCGCCTTCCGGATAATTATCCTTTGGTTCTTCGGGGGTGACCTTAAAAACTTCAAATTGTCGGACTAATGTACCCGAAAAAATATCTACAATATTGGCGATCGCCGGAGCACAGCCTTTAGTTTGGATAGCAACCTGAAGGTTTTGATGTGGCTGGGGACTATTTGTTTGTTCTAGCGCTAGGGGCAGGACAATTTCCTGTAATTCTTCATAGACTTTCTTCCTCTCCATGATGTTGAGTTCTGTATCAATGACATCTACTTGCAGATCTGGAAAGTCTACTTGGATTTTCGATTCCATCAAGCGAGCGAGCCATAATGTATCCGCCGAACGATATTTCCACGGTACAGTTTCAGGCTGATTCGTCGCCCAGAGAATAACTGTTTTCAGCCCATCTGCGACCAAATCACGAATAATTTTTCCATCCATGAGCAGTTGAACTGCACTAAAATCTCCCCCCAGCTCTGTTTGACAATGCTGATAATAAGTTTCTCCTAGATGACGCACCCCCCAATTTATGCCGGGTTCGTGGCTACCCCGTTCGAGATTTAGCTCTGAATACAGTTCATCAATATGGGGAGGATGGAGGCGATCGCCATCAGCCCCAAAGCAACGAATAATGCTATCTTTGCACTTCCAGCCAATCTGACGAGTACCCACAGTAATAATTAAAATATCCATCGCTAATTAATTTCCATCAATAATTTATTGACCAAATAAATGAATACGGCCTTCAGAGCGTTGTAAATCTCGTAAAAACCGAGACCGAACATGATTATTCTGAGTTTGTGCTCCCCCTAAAAACAGGCAGGCAATCTCTGTACAATCTGTGCCAATCTCATCATCAGGATGGCGGAAACCATAGCGACGAATAGAAACCCACGAACAATGCGCACTACCACGACCTGCATTACCACCTAAAGCAGGATTACGTTTATAGTTACGCGGCTGCCTCTCCAGATACACCAGATACATGGCATCACCACGGGTTTCTGTAGCTCTATCTTCTTGCCACTCTAATTCTTGAAAATCTACAGGTTCATCATCAGGACCCGGCAGCATATATATGGCACAAGTTGTAGGAGAGAAAACTTCCCCTTCAAGGTTGTCATTCACGCCGATTTGCAGGCGATCGCCCCATTTTTCCTGCACTTTATCCAGCCAACTTTGATAAAGATTTTGCCAAGTTTGAGGTCTATGGGGAGGTAGTAAATAGTTAACAGTTCTCCATTGAGTAGAGTTTGGATCTCGACGACGGTGAGTTAGTTTCAAAAAAGAACCACGAGCCGCAGTACGCCCATTATTCATCGTGAAAATATGCAATGGTCTGCGCCAGCCTCGCCCTACGCCGCCCACACTTGCTGCCACTCGAACAATGGGTAAAATAATCGGCAAAACATCTTTAGGAGCGTGAATTTCTAACTTGCCTGACCAACGGAAAAAACGAGGTTGATCAGAACTGCGATCGCCCCAAACATTACCGGGTTTCACTTTGATTGAGACACAACCTTTAATAGTCTCTGGCTCAATTGAACCAAACAACTCAGCCAATGTCCTTTGGGCATTCTGTTGGGACATTACCCCTAATAAAAACCGCAGTGTCCACGATCGTAACCAACCGCGCCAATGAGAAGGGCGTAACTCCTCTGTTCCTCTCTGAGTCGAAACACCATAACAACCCTGACTAAACAAATCAAAACTCAGAACTTTCTTGGCATAGTTGGGTAGAGATTTGGGCGTAACATCGTGTCGCTCTACCACTCCATAACCCGAAGCAGTCCGACTACCAACCCCAGACAAAGTTAATGCCTGCTCAACCCAACCCCAAACTGTTACTACATCCTCCGGTGTTGCCCGATTAGGAATACCCCGAATCGCAACCTCAAACTGAATCGGTTCACCATCACCAAAGGTGTAATGGGAGAGAGGAGTACTTTGCCCTTGATGCAACACTTGAAAATTTTCTTGAGGGTTAACAATATCCAGCGTTAAGCGTGTGGGCTGTTGCGGCCAAGCATCTAAAAATTCGATTTTTCCAGCTTTGATTTCATCACCTGTTTGTTCGCCTAACAATGCCACCATCTGAGGATAAATATCAGGATGTTGCTTCGCCCATGAACGCACTAAACCCCGAATGGAAGAACCGGGAATATAACCATTGAGCGGTAAAGTCGGTAAACGTTGGAGATTTTCCCCTACATTCCGCTTATCTTCTGGACGACCT
This region of [Limnothrix rosea] IAM M-220 genomic DNA includes:
- a CDS encoding phosphonate ABC transporter ATP-binding protein, giving the protein MNLVFSGQKISLNLGDSTVLDDLNFEISAGEKVGLIGSSGAGKSTLLSLLNGQWQPTTGELKIWDKSFAKLKGKRRRKIQRQIGTIYQQLHLVDSLAVVHNVNAGNLGRWSFPKAAFSLIFPLEQKLVQKALEQVGIPEKMFAKTSELSGGQKQRVALARVLIQDPEIILADEPISSLDPQLSRDMMDLLVELCDRRGKTLVISLHSLEFAKSHCDRLIG
- a CDS encoding RAMP superfamily CRISPR-associated protein; protein product: MYTQTLLADLLAEQHQQRGQADLLKKGLFTLNGRAKVGSFPHPDVETLVSAGEPCGSWKSSQGRPEDKRNVGENLQRLPTLPLNGYIPGSSIRGLVRSWAKQHPDIYPQMVALLGEQTGDEIKAGKIEFLDAWPQQPTRLTLDIVNPQENFQVLHQGQSTPLSHYTFGDGEPIQFEVAIRGIPNRATPEDVVTVWGWVEQALTLSGVGSRTASGYGVVERHDVTPKSLPNYAKKVLSFDLFSQGCYGVSTQRGTEELRPSHWRGWLRSWTLRFLLGVMSQQNAQRTLAELFGSIEPETIKGCVSIKVKPGNVWGDRSSDQPRFFRWSGKLEIHAPKDVLPIILPIVRVAASVGGVGRGWRRPLHIFTMNNGRTAARGSFLKLTHRRRDPNSTQWRTVNYLLPPHRPQTWQNLYQSWLDKVQEKWGDRLQIGVNDNLEGEVFSPTTCAIYMLPGPDDEPVDFQELEWQEDRATETRGDAMYLVYLERQPRNYKRNPALGGNAGRGSAHCSWVSIRRYGFRHPDDEIGTDCTEIACLFLGGAQTQNNHVRSRFLRDLQRSEGRIHLFGQ
- a CDS encoding ABC transporter ATP-binding protein, translating into MAIASKARPKENNDWQLAGKLIPYAKRNIVTLIISVTLLVPLAIAGAVQPLIVGQAISLLREENVWSFLQDLSIEAALNRLIAILFATILIRLAFASVQGFLVQKVGQEITAGVRQDLFDHVTSLSSRFFDRMPVGKLVTRLTNDVEALGDVFASGAIGILSDIIYLLVIIGTIFALQWQLASLLILMLVPVAFLIVYFQAQYRKANYQAREELSQMNAMLQENVAGINVVQLFRREKLNAEMFRSVNDRYRDAVNTTIFHDSAVSATLEWIALVAIAGVLWLGGWFIYQDTLSFGVLAAFILYSQRLFNPLRQFADKFTMFQSGFTAIERINELMSQPIEIKDRDQDSLNAANLGEKASGEIIFDNVSFGYKPGEYVLKNLNFKIKSGEKIALVGPTGAGKSSIIRLLCRLYEPTEGRILVDGVDIRDIPQQELRRHVGVILQESFLFTGDVQRNITLGEDYPFEEVQRAAQVTNVDALIEELPRGYNTALRERGTNLSGGQKQLLAFARVAIRDPKILVLDEATASLDVGTEALIQSALEQLLEDRTAIIIAHRLSTIRDVDKIIVLKQGEIIETGNHDELLELNGLYAGLHRLHMLGE